A stretch of the Gracilinanus agilis isolate LMUSP501 chromosome 4, AgileGrace, whole genome shotgun sequence genome encodes the following:
- the CCHCR1 gene encoding coiled-coil alpha-helical rod protein 1 isoform X1, which yields MKDQVPAKGLEMSKRIKMSKGLLDFLLTQEDGSESCYSVKGNSGSLHLTDFVWCQAERMDGRRRNLEPPSTFGMLQSSGLGGLIPPSHFQTRPLPGMSRMTSVQSPPLPLILPSSHHSNHNHRWENHRLQILRQQDGAGDSEEPKRRGRSLEHVGPQHLRSQTEVISQHLEEMRRLEMESQALRVASAHQKAQLATQAEELEVLGQAEQAMRVEVEELRTALAGAELIRQKLEEANKRELEETQKLHKEQIAHMTAAHQEVLTTLANKAHELEEKLKAMESKREEETKELTLVQREATMLREELSKAHAELETQMALVEQLRRYIGDQFPSESKNLMWEQERKQLLETVQHLQEDRDTLCATLELLQVRVQSLQDILALQEEELGQKVQPTDPLQSEEAKKAQAMLSRWREKVFALMVQLKAQELEHTQHTQKLKGKVAELEGEVASRSQESAILHRSLQDKAAEAGVEKASSKMLQGELIRAQDARLWQQQQTKVAEEHVKLVANAVSSSHNWLQNRVAKVEEAVSQLPRLNNRLGYATRQIRTIQGLVARKIALAQLHQEQSSPAPLSEEMGLELQQLREERKRLDDELQLSARLIQQEVGRAREQGEAERIRLNEEARQLEQELQKTQESLAEVGIQLQAARLSQKESTEEAACLRRELTQQQEAYGRALQDKVAEVETRLREQLSEMERRLNEARREHAKAVVSLRQAQRQAVRDKERNQELGRLQEEAQREEGVRLRQRLQELERDKNLMLATLKQEGLLSQYKQQRLFAILPSPSLEPSPGTSGTLLPTRELLKGSSLSDLLEDLQEMSEVITREEEEGDNGRCSVVSRATMTKS from the exons ATGAAAGACCAAGTTCCAGCGAAGGGCCTAGAGATGAGCAAAAGAATAAAGATGAGCAAAGGCCTGTTAGACTTCCTGCTTACCCAGGAAGATGGTTCCGAAAGTTGCTATTCTGTTAAGGGTAACTCAGGATCTCTGCATCTTACAGACTTCGTCTGGTGCCAAGCA GAGAGAATGGATGGTCGGAGAAGGAACCTGGAACCTCCATCAACTTTTGGAATGCTTCAATCTTCAG GTCTTGGTGGGCTCATTCCTCCATCTCATTTCCAAACACGGCCCCTTCCAGGCATGTCCAGGATGACCTCAGTCCAGTCTCCACCCTTGCCCCTAATCCTGCCTTCATCCCATCATAGTAACCATAATCATAGATGGGAGAATCATAGACTACAGATTTTGAGGCAACAAGATGGAGCAGGTGATAGTGAGGAGCCGAAACGAAGAGGCAG GTCTCTGGAACATGTGGGGCCACAGCACTTGAGATCCCAGACTGAGGTAATCTCTCAGCACCTGGAAGAGATGCGAAGACtggagatggagagccaggccttgcGGGTGGCATCAGCCCATCAGAAGGCCCAGTTGGCAACCCAGGCTGAGGAACTAGAAGTCTTAGGACAGGCAGAGCAGGCAATGCGGGTTGAAGTAGAAGAGCTTCGTACTGCCTTGGCTGGGGCAGAGCTCATCCGTCAGAAATTGGAAGAAGCGAACAAacgagagctggaagagactcagAAGCTTCACAAAGAGCAG ATCGCCCACATGACAGCAGCTCACCAGGAAGTTCTTACTACTCTGGCCAACAAGGCCCATGAGTTAGAGGAGAAACTGAAGGCCATGGAAtctaagagggaagaagagactaAGGAGTTGACCCTTGTCCAGAGAGAGGCTACGATGTTAAGGGAGGAACTAAG TAAAGCCCATGCAGAACTTGAGACCCAGATGGCCCTTGTTGAGCAGCTTAGGAGGTATATAGGGGATCAATTCCCCTCAGAGAGCAAGAACCTGATGTGGGAACAGGAGCGGAAGCAGCTGCTGGAGACTGTACAG CATTTGCAGGAGGATCGAGATACCTTATGTGCCACTTTGGAGTTGCTACAAGTTCGAGTGCAGAGCCTCCAAGACATACTTGCCCTACAGGAAGAGGAGCTGGGTCAGAAG GTCCAACCCACCGACCCCCTGCAGTCTGAGGAAGCCAAGAAGGCTCAGGCCATGTTGAGCCGGTGGAGGGAAAAAGTGTTTGCTTTGATGGTCCAGCTGAAAGCCCAAGAGTTGGAACATACTCAACATACCCAAAAACTGAAAGGAAAG GTAGCAGAACTCGAAGGGGAGGTAGCATCCAGGAGCCAGGAGTCAGCCATCTTGCATCGATCTTTGCAGGACAAAGCTGCTGAAGCGGGGGTAGAAAAAGCAAGCAGCAAG ATGCTGCAGGGGGAGCTGATCCGAGCTCAGGATGCCAGGctgtggcagcagcagcagacaAAAGTGGCTGAAGAGCACGTGAAACTTGTGGCCAATGCTGTGAGCAG CTCCCACAACTGGCTACAGAATCGGGTAGCTAAGGTGGAAGAGGCTGTATCTCAGCTTCCCAGACTCAATAATCGACTTGGCTATGCCACCCGGCAGATCCGTACAATTCAAG GCCTCGTGGCTCGGAAAATAGCACTTGCACAACTGCATCAAGAACAGAG TTCCCCAGCCCCACTGTCTGAAGAAATGGGACTTGAGTTGCAGCAGCTAAGAGAGGAACGAAAGCGATTAGATGATGAACTACAATTGAGTGCCCGCCTCATCCAGCAGGAAGTGGGCCGGGCACGGGAACAAG GAGAGGCAGAGCGGATTCGACTGAATGAAGAGGCCCGGCAGTTGGAGCAGGAGTTGCAAAAGACCCAGGAATCTTTGGCTGAGGTTGGGATTCAGCTGCAGGCAGCTAGACTGAGTCAGAAGGAGAGCACAGAAGAGGCTGCCTGCCTTCGGCGGGAGCTAACCCAGCAGCAAGAGGCCTATGGGAGAG CCTTACAAGACAAGGTGGCTGAAGTAGAGACGAGGCTTCGGGAACAACTttcagagatggagagaagacTGAATGAAGCCCGGAGGGAACATGCTAAAGCTG TGGTCTCCCTTCGCCAAGCCCAACGTCAGGCAGTCCGAGACAAGGAACGTAATCAGGAGCTGGGACGTCTGCAAGAGGAGGCCCAGAGGGAAGAAGGAGTCCGGTTGAGGCAGAGGCTTCAAGAGTTAGAACGAGACAAGAACCTCATGTTG GCCACCCTAAAGCAAGAGGGTCTCCTTTCGCAATACAAACAACAGCGGCTATTTGCAATTCTTCCTTCCCCATCACTGGAACCCAGCCCTGGAACCTCTGGAACTCTGCTCCCCACCAGAGAACTTTTGAAAG GATCTTCTCTCTCTGACTTGCTGGAAGATCTACAAGAAATGAGTGAGGTTATCACTcgagaagaagaggagggagacaacgGGAGATGCTCGGTT GTATCACGGGCAACAATGACCAAGTCTTAG
- the CCHCR1 gene encoding coiled-coil alpha-helical rod protein 1 isoform X2, giving the protein MDGRRRNLEPPSTFGMLQSSGLGGLIPPSHFQTRPLPGMSRMTSVQSPPLPLILPSSHHSNHNHRWENHRLQILRQQDGAGDSEEPKRRGRSLEHVGPQHLRSQTEVISQHLEEMRRLEMESQALRVASAHQKAQLATQAEELEVLGQAEQAMRVEVEELRTALAGAELIRQKLEEANKRELEETQKLHKEQIAHMTAAHQEVLTTLANKAHELEEKLKAMESKREEETKELTLVQREATMLREELSKAHAELETQMALVEQLRRYIGDQFPSESKNLMWEQERKQLLETVQHLQEDRDTLCATLELLQVRVQSLQDILALQEEELGQKVQPTDPLQSEEAKKAQAMLSRWREKVFALMVQLKAQELEHTQHTQKLKGKVAELEGEVASRSQESAILHRSLQDKAAEAGVEKASSKMLQGELIRAQDARLWQQQQTKVAEEHVKLVANAVSSSHNWLQNRVAKVEEAVSQLPRLNNRLGYATRQIRTIQGLVARKIALAQLHQEQSSPAPLSEEMGLELQQLREERKRLDDELQLSARLIQQEVGRAREQGEAERIRLNEEARQLEQELQKTQESLAEVGIQLQAARLSQKESTEEAACLRRELTQQQEAYGRALQDKVAEVETRLREQLSEMERRLNEARREHAKAVVSLRQAQRQAVRDKERNQELGRLQEEAQREEGVRLRQRLQELERDKNLMLATLKQEGLLSQYKQQRLFAILPSPSLEPSPGTSGTLLPTRELLKGSSLSDLLEDLQEMSEVITREEEEGDNGRCSVVGSPSYQL; this is encoded by the exons ATGGATGGTCGGAGAAGGAACCTGGAACCTCCATCAACTTTTGGAATGCTTCAATCTTCAG GTCTTGGTGGGCTCATTCCTCCATCTCATTTCCAAACACGGCCCCTTCCAGGCATGTCCAGGATGACCTCAGTCCAGTCTCCACCCTTGCCCCTAATCCTGCCTTCATCCCATCATAGTAACCATAATCATAGATGGGAGAATCATAGACTACAGATTTTGAGGCAACAAGATGGAGCAGGTGATAGTGAGGAGCCGAAACGAAGAGGCAG GTCTCTGGAACATGTGGGGCCACAGCACTTGAGATCCCAGACTGAGGTAATCTCTCAGCACCTGGAAGAGATGCGAAGACtggagatggagagccaggccttgcGGGTGGCATCAGCCCATCAGAAGGCCCAGTTGGCAACCCAGGCTGAGGAACTAGAAGTCTTAGGACAGGCAGAGCAGGCAATGCGGGTTGAAGTAGAAGAGCTTCGTACTGCCTTGGCTGGGGCAGAGCTCATCCGTCAGAAATTGGAAGAAGCGAACAAacgagagctggaagagactcagAAGCTTCACAAAGAGCAG ATCGCCCACATGACAGCAGCTCACCAGGAAGTTCTTACTACTCTGGCCAACAAGGCCCATGAGTTAGAGGAGAAACTGAAGGCCATGGAAtctaagagggaagaagagactaAGGAGTTGACCCTTGTCCAGAGAGAGGCTACGATGTTAAGGGAGGAACTAAG TAAAGCCCATGCAGAACTTGAGACCCAGATGGCCCTTGTTGAGCAGCTTAGGAGGTATATAGGGGATCAATTCCCCTCAGAGAGCAAGAACCTGATGTGGGAACAGGAGCGGAAGCAGCTGCTGGAGACTGTACAG CATTTGCAGGAGGATCGAGATACCTTATGTGCCACTTTGGAGTTGCTACAAGTTCGAGTGCAGAGCCTCCAAGACATACTTGCCCTACAGGAAGAGGAGCTGGGTCAGAAG GTCCAACCCACCGACCCCCTGCAGTCTGAGGAAGCCAAGAAGGCTCAGGCCATGTTGAGCCGGTGGAGGGAAAAAGTGTTTGCTTTGATGGTCCAGCTGAAAGCCCAAGAGTTGGAACATACTCAACATACCCAAAAACTGAAAGGAAAG GTAGCAGAACTCGAAGGGGAGGTAGCATCCAGGAGCCAGGAGTCAGCCATCTTGCATCGATCTTTGCAGGACAAAGCTGCTGAAGCGGGGGTAGAAAAAGCAAGCAGCAAG ATGCTGCAGGGGGAGCTGATCCGAGCTCAGGATGCCAGGctgtggcagcagcagcagacaAAAGTGGCTGAAGAGCACGTGAAACTTGTGGCCAATGCTGTGAGCAG CTCCCACAACTGGCTACAGAATCGGGTAGCTAAGGTGGAAGAGGCTGTATCTCAGCTTCCCAGACTCAATAATCGACTTGGCTATGCCACCCGGCAGATCCGTACAATTCAAG GCCTCGTGGCTCGGAAAATAGCACTTGCACAACTGCATCAAGAACAGAG TTCCCCAGCCCCACTGTCTGAAGAAATGGGACTTGAGTTGCAGCAGCTAAGAGAGGAACGAAAGCGATTAGATGATGAACTACAATTGAGTGCCCGCCTCATCCAGCAGGAAGTGGGCCGGGCACGGGAACAAG GAGAGGCAGAGCGGATTCGACTGAATGAAGAGGCCCGGCAGTTGGAGCAGGAGTTGCAAAAGACCCAGGAATCTTTGGCTGAGGTTGGGATTCAGCTGCAGGCAGCTAGACTGAGTCAGAAGGAGAGCACAGAAGAGGCTGCCTGCCTTCGGCGGGAGCTAACCCAGCAGCAAGAGGCCTATGGGAGAG CCTTACAAGACAAGGTGGCTGAAGTAGAGACGAGGCTTCGGGAACAACTttcagagatggagagaagacTGAATGAAGCCCGGAGGGAACATGCTAAAGCTG TGGTCTCCCTTCGCCAAGCCCAACGTCAGGCAGTCCGAGACAAGGAACGTAATCAGGAGCTGGGACGTCTGCAAGAGGAGGCCCAGAGGGAAGAAGGAGTCCGGTTGAGGCAGAGGCTTCAAGAGTTAGAACGAGACAAGAACCTCATGTTG GCCACCCTAAAGCAAGAGGGTCTCCTTTCGCAATACAAACAACAGCGGCTATTTGCAATTCTTCCTTCCCCATCACTGGAACCCAGCCCTGGAACCTCTGGAACTCTGCTCCCCACCAGAGAACTTTTGAAAG GATCTTCTCTCTCTGACTTGCTGGAAGATCTACAAGAAATGAGTGAGGTTATCACTcgagaagaagaggagggagacaacgGGAGATGCTCGGTTGTAGGTTCCCCCTCTTACCAGTTGTAA